One part of the Deinococcus betulae genome encodes these proteins:
- the kdpB gene encoding potassium-transporting ATPase subunit KdpB produces the protein MTTQPAPQKNSVFSPDLLLNAFCASFIKLDPRAMVKSPVMFVVLLGGVLTLILTVRSAATGQPWGYEFAITVLLLFTVLFANFAEGLAEARGKAQAATLRSAREDTPARRLLDGRMGGREEVVPSTQLASGDLIVVEAGEMIPGDGEVIFGLASVDESAITGESAPVIREAGTDHSGVTGGTRVLSDRIVIRVTSQPGESFLDRMIALVEGASRQKTPNEIALSILLAALTLVFLIVVATLLPLSRFAGAEVNVVTLVALLVCLIPTTIGGLLPAIGIAGMDRALQANVIAKSGKAVEVAGDVDTLLLDKTGTITIGNRQATRFAPLPGVTEEELARVSALASLADPTPEGKSIVTLARQQGVTVETPVGAEFVEFTAQTRMSGVDFAGTSIRKGASDRLMRLAGERGGQVPVALRPLVDEVARAGGTPLVVIEDARLLGVVALSDVVKPGMRERFEQLRRMGLKTVMITGDNPLTAEAIAKEAGVDGFLAEATPEDKLQMIRDEQAAGKLVAMMGDGTNDAPALAQADVGLAMQSGTQAAKEAANMIDLDSDPTKLIEVVEIGKGLLMTRGALTTFSIANDVAKYFAILPALFAAQLPALAPLNVMGLRSPESAILSAVIFNALVIPALIPVALKGVRYTPGSADTLLARNLLIYGLGGVVVPFVGIKLIDLALGLVGA, from the coding sequence ATGACTACCCAGCCGGCTCCGCAGAAGAACAGCGTGTTCTCTCCAGACCTTCTCCTCAACGCCTTCTGCGCCAGCTTCATCAAGCTTGACCCGCGCGCCATGGTGAAAAGCCCCGTCATGTTTGTGGTGCTGCTGGGCGGCGTCCTGACCCTGATCCTGACGGTCCGTAGCGCCGCCACCGGCCAGCCCTGGGGGTACGAGTTCGCCATCACGGTGCTGCTGCTGTTCACGGTGCTGTTCGCTAACTTTGCTGAGGGGCTGGCTGAAGCCCGTGGCAAGGCGCAGGCCGCCACCTTGCGCTCGGCGCGTGAAGATACCCCCGCCCGGCGCCTGCTGGACGGGCGCATGGGTGGCCGTGAGGAAGTGGTGCCCAGCACCCAGCTGGCGAGCGGTGACCTGATCGTCGTCGAGGCGGGCGAGATGATTCCCGGCGACGGTGAGGTGATCTTTGGCCTGGCCAGCGTGGACGAAAGCGCCATCACGGGCGAGAGCGCCCCCGTGATCCGCGAGGCCGGCACCGACCACAGCGGCGTGACCGGCGGGACCCGGGTGCTGTCGGACCGCATCGTGATTCGCGTGACCTCGCAGCCCGGCGAGAGCTTTCTGGACCGCATGATTGCCCTGGTCGAAGGCGCCAGTCGCCAGAAGACCCCCAACGAGATCGCCCTGAGCATCCTGCTCGCCGCCCTGACCCTGGTGTTCCTGATCGTGGTGGCCACCCTGCTCCCCCTGTCGCGCTTTGCGGGCGCCGAGGTGAACGTGGTGACGCTGGTGGCACTGCTGGTGTGCCTGATTCCCACCACCATCGGCGGCCTGCTGCCGGCCATCGGCATTGCGGGCATGGACCGCGCCTTGCAGGCCAACGTGATCGCCAAAAGCGGCAAGGCCGTGGAAGTGGCCGGCGACGTGGACACGCTGCTGCTAGACAAGACCGGCACCATCACCATCGGCAACCGGCAGGCCACGCGGTTTGCGCCGCTCCCCGGGGTCACGGAAGAGGAGTTGGCCCGGGTGTCAGCGTTGGCCTCGCTGGCCGACCCCACGCCCGAAGGCAAGAGCATTGTGACCCTGGCCCGGCAGCAAGGTGTCACGGTTGAGACGCCTGTTGGAGCGGAGTTCGTGGAGTTCACCGCCCAGACCCGGATGAGCGGCGTGGATTTTGCCGGTACCAGCATCCGCAAGGGGGCGTCGGACCGGCTCATGCGTCTGGCGGGCGAGCGCGGTGGTCAGGTGCCCGTGGCCCTGCGGCCCCTGGTGGATGAGGTGGCCCGCGCAGGTGGCACGCCACTGGTCGTTATTGAGGACGCGCGGCTGCTCGGCGTGGTGGCCCTGTCGGACGTGGTGAAGCCGGGCATGCGCGAACGCTTTGAGCAGTTGCGCCGCATGGGACTGAAAACGGTCATGATCACGGGCGATAATCCCCTCACCGCTGAAGCCATAGCGAAAGAAGCGGGCGTGGACGGTTTTCTGGCCGAGGCCACCCCGGAAGACAAGCTGCAGATGATCCGGGATGAACAGGCCGCCGGAAAGTTGGTCGCCATGATGGGTGACGGCACCAACGACGCGCCTGCCTTGGCTCAGGCCGACGTGGGCCTAGCCATGCAGAGCGGCACTCAGGCGGCCAAAGAAGCGGCCAACATGATTGACCTCGACAGCGACCCCACCAAGTTGATCGAGGTGGTAGAAATCGGCAAGGGCCTGCTGATGACTCGGGGCGCACTGACCACCTTTTCCATCGCTAACGATGTGGCCAAATACTTCGCTATTTTGCCGGCCCTGTTTGCCGCGCAGCTGCCCGCCCTGGCGCCCCTGAACGTGATGGGCCTGCGCAGCCCCGAAAGCGCCATCCTGTCGGCGGTCATTTTTAACGCGCTGGTGATTCCCGCGCTGATTCCAGTGGCCCTGAAAGGCGTGCGCTACACCCCCGGATCGGCCGACACCCTACTGGCCCGTAACCTGCTGATCTACGGCTTGGGCGGCGTGGTCGTGCCCTTCGTGGGCATCAAACTCATTGACCTGGCGCTGGGCCTGGTTGGCGCTTGA
- the kdpC gene encoding potassium-transporting ATPase subunit KdpC, translated as MTLQTEIPSLSSSGHQPGLLAWLRFSLIWLLLAGLLYPLVTTVLAGTLFPRQANGSLIEENGTVVGSRLIGQSFSGDQYFVGRPSAAGAGYDPVNASGSNLATSNPALRERIQASAQSIAQREGIPVTQVPVDLVTASGSGLDPHITSAGAAVQVARVAKARGMTDDQVRTLVQSHTERGVLGLGQPGVNVLTLNLALDAGR; from the coding sequence ATGACCCTGCAAACAGAGATCCCATCCTTAAGTTCCAGTGGTCATCAACCCGGTCTTTTAGCTTGGCTCCGCTTTTCGCTGATCTGGTTGCTGCTGGCTGGGTTGCTCTACCCCCTAGTCACGACGGTCCTGGCGGGCACCCTTTTCCCTAGGCAAGCCAACGGCTCGCTGATAGAGGAGAACGGCACCGTGGTAGGTTCCCGTCTCATTGGCCAGTCGTTTTCGGGCGACCAGTATTTTGTCGGGCGGCCCAGTGCAGCGGGTGCTGGTTATGATCCAGTCAATGCTTCGGGCAGTAATCTGGCAACGAGCAATCCAGCCCTACGTGAACGCATTCAGGCCAGCGCGCAGAGTATTGCGCAGCGGGAGGGCATCCCCGTCACGCAGGTGCCGGTGGACCTGGTGACGGCGTCTGGCTCAGGCCTGGACCCTCACATCACGTCCGCCGGAGCTGCGGTACAAGTGGCGCGCGTGGCTAAAGCACGGGGAATGACGGACGATCAGGTGCGGACGCTGGTGCAGTCCCACACCGAGCGGGGGGTTCTGGGCCTGGGTCAACCGGGCGTCAATGTGTTGACACTGAACCTCGCCCTGGATGCAGGACGGTAA
- a CDS encoding universal stress protein → MTAPQTPERLFLPGHQEERRTRGIHKVFVGMAAGVGKTYRALSELSERLDRGEDALIGVLETHGRAGTIQAAEGLPLFPRREVTHGNVLLSELDVDGLLARRPFIVLIDELAHTNAPGSPREKRWQDVEVLLSAGIHVLSTVNVQHLESLNDMVARLTGIRVRERVPDAVLHGADELVLIDLTPDDLRARLKAGHVYGPEKIDQALGNFFTAANLTALREIALRQVANVVEMDAPEGQPGVLERVVVAIAAEETGGRLIRRGGQLAERLKGELHVVTIRPPRLTPEQSRMLGTFRAITEALGGQFHVVDRQGSVAATLVRFVQQLHATQVVMGETSRSRWAEFLRGDIIKTVLQETRNVDVYVISRD, encoded by the coding sequence ATGACGGCCCCGCAGACCCCAGAGCGGCTGTTCCTGCCTGGGCACCAGGAGGAGCGGCGCACGCGGGGCATCCATAAGGTGTTCGTGGGGATGGCGGCAGGCGTTGGGAAAACCTACCGGGCGCTTTCGGAACTGAGCGAGCGCCTGGACCGCGGCGAGGATGCTCTGATCGGCGTGTTGGAAACTCATGGACGGGCCGGCACCATTCAGGCCGCCGAAGGATTGCCGCTGTTTCCCCGCCGGGAAGTGACGCACGGCAATGTGCTGCTGAGCGAACTAGACGTGGATGGCCTCCTGGCCCGCCGGCCTTTCATCGTTTTGATTGATGAATTGGCCCATACGAATGCGCCTGGCAGCCCCCGGGAGAAACGCTGGCAGGATGTCGAGGTGCTGCTCTCAGCTGGCATCCATGTGCTCTCCACCGTGAATGTGCAGCATCTGGAATCACTGAACGACATGGTGGCGCGCCTCACTGGTATTCGGGTGCGCGAACGGGTGCCGGACGCCGTGCTGCACGGGGCGGACGAACTGGTCCTGATTGACCTGACGCCAGACGATCTGCGGGCCCGGTTGAAGGCCGGGCATGTGTACGGTCCTGAAAAAATTGATCAGGCGCTGGGCAACTTCTTTACGGCGGCCAACCTGACCGCCCTGCGCGAGATCGCGCTGCGTCAGGTGGCCAATGTCGTGGAGATGGATGCGCCGGAGGGGCAGCCAGGGGTCTTAGAACGCGTGGTTGTGGCCATTGCGGCTGAAGAAACTGGGGGACGCCTCATTCGGCGAGGCGGTCAACTGGCCGAGCGTCTGAAGGGCGAACTCCATGTGGTGACCATTCGGCCTCCACGACTGACCCCGGAACAGAGTCGGATGCTGGGTACCTTTCGGGCGATCACTGAAGCGCTCGGGGGCCAGTTTCATGTGGTGGATAGGCAAGGCAGCGTGGCGGCGACGCTGGTGCGTTTCGTACAGCAGCTGCATGCCACCCAGGTGGTGATGGGTGAGACCAGTCGCTCCCGCTGGGCGGAGTTTCTACGGGGGGACATCATTAAAACGGTGTTACAAGAGACCAGAAACGTGGATGTGTATGTCATTAGTCGCGATTAG
- a CDS encoding IS5 family transposase, producing the protein MTRRGYPSDVDDDTYLFLLPYLLLSPNDARQRKSVIRDVLNALLWVARTGAQWAYLPHDLPPAETVRQQAHRWFEAECFQNAAHDLRLLSRVGQSRNGEPSAIIIDSRTLQSTPESGHRAGFDGAKKRQGTTVHLAVDILGYLLAVLTTPANEQDRAQVKNLCLEVQEATGVNVEVAFADQAYTGAQAALDATEAGRELVVVKRPEATKGFILLPQRWVVERSFAWLSRFRRLGRNLERLPSTLVGFHFLAASILLCNNLRPLFA; encoded by the coding sequence GTGACACGGCGAGGTTACCCAAGTGATGTGGACGACGACACCTACCTCTTTCTGCTGCCCTATTTGCTGCTGAGTCCGAATGACGCCAGGCAGCGGAAGTCTGTCATCCGTGACGTGCTGAACGCGTTGCTGTGGGTGGCGCGCACGGGGGCACAATGGGCGTATCTTCCCCATGACTTGCCACCCGCGGAGACGGTGCGCCAACAGGCGCACCGCTGGTTTGAGGCTGAGTGCTTTCAGAACGCCGCGCATGATCTGCGGTTGCTCTCCCGAGTGGGGCAGTCCAGGAACGGAGAACCGAGCGCGATCATCATTGACAGCCGGACCTTGCAAAGTACACCTGAAAGCGGGCACCGGGCGGGATTTGATGGGGCCAAGAAACGCCAGGGCACCACAGTCCATCTGGCCGTCGATATTCTGGGTTATCTGCTCGCGGTGCTCACGACACCCGCCAACGAGCAGGACCGGGCACAGGTCAAAAACCTGTGCCTCGAAGTGCAGGAAGCCACGGGCGTGAATGTCGAAGTCGCCTTTGCTGATCAGGCCTACACCGGTGCTCAAGCCGCTCTGGACGCAACAGAGGCAGGCAGAGAACTGGTGGTGGTCAAGCGTCCGGAGGCCACGAAGGGCTTCATCCTGCTGCCCCAACGTTGGGTCGTCGAACGGTCGTTCGCGTGGCTGTCACGCTTCAGGCGTTTGGGTCGAAACCTGGAACGCTTGCCGTCGACGCTGGTTGGATTTCACTTCCTGGCGGCCTCCATTCTGCTCTGCAACAATCTCAGACCGCTTTTCGCATAG
- a CDS encoding EamA family transporter, producing MLQATRPPLPPMPALLLAVLSVQGGAAFAKGLFAQLGPVGATGLRIGLAAVFLALIFRPRWLALTTAQWRVLLSYGLVLGAMNLLYYLSLARIPLGLAVTLEFVGPLVLATVTSRQKLDLLWVALAASGIVLITPWSGESLDTLGMVLALLAGACWAVYVVLGGRVSQVLPTSVGVAAGMLVAALAVLPVVLLTHAWTGLTPQLLGAGALLAILSSAVPFTLELVALRALPARTFSVLLSLEPAVAALFGWALLHETLLPSQWVAVALVVLASAGGAWTMRPAPTAPAEPPADMPPTLTPAVPRPESA from the coding sequence ATGCTTCAGGCCACCCGCCCCCCGTTGCCCCCCATGCCCGCCCTCCTGCTGGCAGTCCTCAGCGTGCAGGGGGGCGCCGCCTTTGCCAAAGGCCTCTTCGCGCAGCTAGGCCCGGTCGGCGCCACCGGTCTGCGGATCGGCCTGGCGGCCGTCTTCCTTGCCCTGATCTTCCGGCCTCGCTGGCTCGCCCTGACCACTGCCCAGTGGCGCGTCCTGCTTTCCTACGGCCTGGTGCTGGGCGCCATGAACCTGCTGTACTACCTCTCACTCGCGCGGATTCCCCTGGGCCTGGCCGTCACCCTGGAGTTTGTCGGCCCCCTGGTGCTGGCCACCGTCACCTCCCGGCAAAAGCTCGATCTGCTCTGGGTGGCCCTGGCGGCCTCGGGGATCGTTCTGATTACGCCTTGGTCGGGAGAGAGCCTTGATACCTTGGGGATGGTCCTGGCCCTTCTGGCCGGGGCCTGCTGGGCCGTGTATGTCGTGCTCGGTGGCCGCGTGTCGCAAGTACTGCCCACGAGCGTCGGGGTGGCAGCCGGCATGCTGGTGGCCGCGCTGGCGGTCCTGCCAGTGGTGCTGCTCACGCACGCCTGGACTGGACTCACCCCACAGCTGCTCGGGGCGGGCGCTCTGCTGGCGATCCTGTCCAGCGCCGTCCCCTTTACCCTGGAACTCGTGGCGCTGCGTGCCCTGCCCGCGCGCACGTTCAGCGTTCTGCTGAGCCTTGAACCGGCGGTGGCCGCTCTCTTCGGATGGGCGCTCCTGCACGAAACCCTGCTGCCCAGTCAGTGGGTGGCGGTCGCATTGGTGGTGCTGGCCAGCGCCGGTGGGGCCTGGACCATGCGGCCTGCCCCCACGGCACCCGCTGAACCCCCCGCCGACATGCCCCCAACCCTCACCCCAGCTGTCCCCCGCCCAGAGTCCGCATGA
- a CDS encoding LysR family transcriptional regulator: MALAPTLIQLRAFVAAAEAGSFGRAAQQVNLSPSSLSEAVQALERHYGRALFQRSSVGLTLTEVGTRALSHARLSLQHSDDFGRVMADGQALTGTLTVATYRSLGIHLLPPVLALLRQAHPDLQVRLMDGTSGASKEHLVQAGQADLACQELPVQTALRTMPLLQDDYVLVVPPGWAADRPTWADLNAQPVLVSPAQHDCNERLYAHLHGHLVPGTRLQETEEDEVMVSMVRHGLGVAIMPRLAVLGSDVTVRALPTPLTRQLGLLFKVGRARVPHLQAFIRAVTQYQQTAAFAQVQQALCQA; encoded by the coding sequence ATGGCACTGGCCCCCACCCTGATTCAGTTGCGGGCGTTCGTCGCGGCCGCCGAAGCGGGGAGTTTTGGCCGGGCCGCGCAGCAGGTGAACCTGTCCCCCAGCAGTCTGAGTGAAGCCGTGCAGGCGCTGGAACGGCACTATGGGCGAGCGCTGTTTCAGCGCTCGTCGGTGGGCCTGACCTTGACCGAGGTGGGGACACGGGCCCTGAGTCACGCCCGGCTGAGCCTTCAGCACAGTGATGATTTTGGGCGGGTCATGGCGGACGGGCAGGCGCTGACAGGCACGCTGACAGTGGCGACGTACCGGAGCCTGGGTATCCATCTCTTGCCGCCGGTCCTGGCCTTGCTGCGGCAGGCCCATCCTGACTTACAGGTGCGGTTGATGGACGGGACCTCAGGGGCAAGCAAGGAACATCTGGTTCAGGCGGGGCAGGCGGATCTGGCGTGTCAGGAATTGCCCGTGCAGACGGCTTTGCGAACAATGCCACTGCTTCAGGATGACTATGTGCTGGTGGTGCCGCCGGGGTGGGCGGCAGATCGCCCCACATGGGCAGACCTCAACGCTCAGCCGGTACTGGTGTCGCCGGCGCAGCATGACTGCAATGAGCGGCTGTACGCGCACCTGCACGGTCATCTGGTGCCAGGGACGCGGCTGCAGGAGACCGAGGAGGATGAGGTGATGGTCTCGATGGTGCGGCATGGACTAGGGGTGGCGATCATGCCCCGGTTGGCGGTGCTGGGGAGTGACGTGACGGTGCGGGCGCTGCCCACGCCGCTGACGCGGCAATTGGGCCTGCTGTTCAAGGTGGGGCGGGCGAGGGTGCCGCATCTTCAGGCCTTCATCCGAGCCGTGACGCAGTACCAGCAGACGGCAGCGTTCGCGCAGGTCCAGCAGGCTCTCTGCCAAGCGTGA
- a CDS encoding carbon-nitrogen hydrolase family protein, whose protein sequence is MSVPASLRLALFHGFPQPGELSANLATLTRAAHFAQQQQAHWLIASELALTGYTFAPRLGADWIAPQQDACTHTLAELAQATQLHLMVGHPEFDPTSGRLFNAVFVFGPDGMRLGTARKTLVIPGAESWATSGEGAQVIEVMGFRVGFSICADAFLPQTGAILSQQDAQLVVAPSAWGPGLYGPAGEWEARSAEMGVPWVVVNRSGMDGSQDFSGARSAVIVKGESVWEIHPTRPTLALVTWKAQAGQLQLEGMQTWPVP, encoded by the coding sequence ATGAGTGTCCCTGCCTCCTTGCGTCTGGCTTTGTTCCACGGCTTCCCACAGCCCGGCGAACTCAGCGCGAACCTCGCCACACTCACACGCGCCGCCCACTTCGCCCAGCAGCAGCAGGCCCACTGGTTGATCGCGTCCGAACTGGCGTTGACTGGGTACACCTTTGCTCCCCGACTGGGCGCCGACTGGATTGCCCCGCAACAGGACGCTTGTACCCATACGTTGGCTGAGCTGGCGCAAGCAACGCAGCTCCACCTCATGGTCGGCCATCCAGAGTTTGACCCCACAAGTGGTCGCCTGTTCAACGCCGTGTTCGTCTTCGGGCCAGACGGGATGCGGCTGGGGACGGCACGCAAAACGCTCGTGATTCCAGGTGCTGAATCCTGGGCCACGTCGGGTGAGGGTGCCCAAGTGATCGAGGTCATGGGATTTCGCGTGGGCTTCTCCATCTGTGCCGACGCTTTTCTGCCTCAGACGGGCGCCATCCTAAGTCAGCAGGACGCACAACTGGTCGTGGCGCCCTCGGCGTGGGGCCCAGGGCTGTACGGCCCTGCGGGTGAATGGGAAGCCCGTTCTGCCGAGATGGGGGTGCCGTGGGTCGTGGTCAACCGTTCCGGTATGGATGGGTCGCAGGATTTCTCTGGCGCGCGTTCTGCGGTCATCGTCAAGGGTGAATCGGTCTGGGAGATTCATCCGACGCGCCCAACGTTGGCCCTGGTGACCTGGAAGGCGCAGGCAGGGCAACTCCAGCTTGAGGGGATGCAGACTTGGCCTGTCCCCTGA